One region of Cheilinus undulatus linkage group 4, ASM1832078v1, whole genome shotgun sequence genomic DNA includes:
- the LOC121508923 gene encoding type-2 ice-structuring protein-like: MKLLAVSALVCAVVVLTNAAAYHDLFKRQSGEWTVVGNHQYLYVEYPQTWTEAEQNCHQLGGHLASVHSHFDNHQIRLLVTRMTGGNPEAWLGGSDQYREGNWGWNDGSSWNFKNWCNDQPNNSGDQDCLQMNHSSDHCWNDWPCSTPLPSVCGKPK; this comes from the exons ATGaagctgctggctgtgtctgctCTGGTCTGTGCCGTGGTGGTTCTGACCAACGCTGCTG CATACCATGATCTGTTCAAGAGGCAGTCTGGGGAGTGGACCGTGGTTGGGAATCATCAGTACCTCTATGTTGAGTATCCCCAAACCTGGACTGAAGCTGAG CAAAACTGCCACCAGCTGGGAGGTCATCTGGCATCTGTGCATTCACACTTTGACAACCATCAGATCAGACTGCTGGTGACCAGAATGACTGGTGGGAATCCCGAAGCTTGGCTGGGAGGCTCTGACCAGTATCGG GAAGGTAACTGGGGCTGGAACGATGGATCTTCATGGAACTTCAAAAACTGGTGCAATGACCAGCCAAACAACTCTGGCGATCAGGACTGTCTGCAGATGAAccacagct ctgACCATTGCTGGAATGATTGGCCCTGCAGCACTCCTCTTCCCTCTGTCTGCGGGAAGCCCAAGTAA